The Pseudomonas eucalypticola genome has a window encoding:
- a CDS encoding VOC family protein, whose protein sequence is MASRYPITFFYYDDLAPISQFYEQVLGLELVLDQGVARIYRLGEHSYFGIVDGQRGHLKAQPRSAVLLTLVDEDVEGWHQRLQAKGVAGLSPILRGTYCEHFFFEDPAGYALEIQRFHNPAVAELFR, encoded by the coding sequence ATGGCATCGCGTTACCCGATCACCTTTTTCTACTACGACGACCTTGCGCCCATCAGCCAGTTCTACGAGCAGGTGCTGGGCCTGGAGCTGGTGCTGGACCAGGGCGTGGCCCGCATCTACCGCCTGGGCGAGCACAGTTACTTCGGCATCGTCGACGGCCAGCGTGGCCACCTCAAGGCTCAACCCCGTAGCGCAGTATTGCTGACCCTGGTGGACGAGGACGTCGAAGGCTGGCACCAGCGCTTGCAGGCCAAGGGCGTGGCGGGGCTGTCGCCGATCCTGCGAGGGACGTACTGTGAGCATTTCTTCTTTGAGGACCCGGCTGGGTATGCCCTGGAGATCCAGCGCTTTCACAACCCGGCCG